ATGGTGAAACCCTAAAACACACCATAGAGAAATTTCTAGGAGCCACAATTTCAAACCTTTCATCCATAGCTACAAGTTCTTCAAAATGCTTAGCCATTTTGACATGGCTTCTTATGAAATTTCTGAGATTGACTACACCATAACTTCGTAATACAAGCCATAACTTCAATGCTCTGAACCTTCGACTTAGAGAAATTTGCCAATCTTTGTAATCAATCACTTCTTTGGAGTCGGTGGCTTCGTTTCTCAAGCATTCAGGAGTTGTTGACAAAGCTTTTGTAAGTGAATTTCGATCTTTCACCCAAAGGCAACAAGAATCCAAGGTGGAGAACAACCATTTGTGTGCATTGAGGCTGAAAAAGTACTTAAGTTTTCAACACCATCAAGAAGATATATATTGACAAAGTTTAATTTTGGCATATGCCCTACAACTTTGAGTGTGCACAAATAGGCACTTAAACTTATTTAGAGTTGAACGAGTAGACACACTAGTCCTACCAGGTGTCTTACACGTGGCATCCGAAGTGTATCACGCCACGTAGGACGCGTGTGTCtgcttgttcaattttatacaaatttaagtgcCTACTTATGCACAACCAAAATTGAAGAGCATAAATATCGATTGAAGCTAATTAAgtgcatatttatatattatacatttaatttttatatatagatAATATAAAATGAGATTATCTGAAAGATAAATATACCAAAATACCTAAATGAGTTTGCAATTTCAACACCATCCAGAAAATGTTGAAATTCTGGGCAAATGCATGCACTTCCTGCGTAGGCTGCATCGATATGTACCCAAATTCCATATTCTTTAGCAATTTCACAAAGTGGCTTCAATGGATCAACAGCAGTTGTTGAAGTAGTTCCAACAGTTGCACACAAAAATAAGGGTAATAATCCAACTTTTATATCTTGTTGAATTGTTGCGCTTAGTAATTCTGGACATAAAGCATACTCAGTAGCCTTTGTTGTTGGAATAACTCTAAAATTTTCAAGTCTAATCCCAGAAATCTTAACacttttttgaaaagaaaaatgggTTTGATCAGATGCATACACTACTAGCTTGTCAATATTCTCTCTTCCAACCTTATCCAACATTTGATCTCTTGCAGCAACAATAGTGCACAACATAACTTCACAAGTTGTACCTGTAGGAAATAGTAAACTTTGCATGTTGAAAATATGATTATATAtagtttttctaaaattattaatGTACTTAAGGGTCGTTATATAGTAATGTTGGTATTAGTTATGCTGAcattatttcttatgcattatttgatttggtgtattaaaaataacatgcatcatataatttcttttaaaaaaaaaaaagttggtagCAAAGCCTAATTTAAATTGGAAACATTACTTTGTATAACACCTCCTCCACCACCAGAAAAAAGGTATGTCTTGGGAAGACATATTAATTTCCCAAGCCAATCCATCACAATGCTCTCTAGCTCAGTAGCAGCTGGTGATGCTATCCAACTAAAGCCAACTACATTTAAACCAGCACTTAACATTTCACCTAGAATCCCAGCAGTACTTGAAATACAAGGGAAGTAAGCAAAGAAATTTGGACTTTGCCAATGTGTCAACCCTGGAAAAATATCCCTTTCGACATCTTCAAGTATTTTTTCTATTGATTCAGGTTGATTTGGTGCGGAATctggtaatatttttttaagataaCCAGGTTCAACTTGACTACGAACAGGATACTTTTCGATATTTTGAAAGTAGTCAGCTAGGAAATCAACCATCATATGACCTTGCCTTCTAAACTCCTCAGGGTCTAGAAGTGTACTACCACTTGTGTTGATGGACAATTGACCATCAAATTCATGTTCTGGGTTGGTTTTGACTGTACCCATGAATGTAATATTGTTTTAATTAGAATTtacaaggaagaaaaaaaacaagaaaattaaATCTTTGATGTGAGTTATGGATGTGGAACTTGAATTGGAGAGCA
The genomic region above belongs to Solanum dulcamara chromosome 5, daSolDulc1.2, whole genome shotgun sequence and contains:
- the LOC129889054 gene encoding phenylacetaldehyde synthase-like, which codes for MGTVKTNPEHEFDGQLSINTSGSTLLDPEEFRRQGHMMVDFLADYFQNIEKYPVRSQVEPGYLKKILPDSAPNQPESIEKILEDVERDIFPGLTHWQSPNFFAYFPCISSTAGILGEMLSAGLNVVGFSWIASPAATELESIVMDWLGKLICLPKTYLFSGGGGGVIQSTTCEVMLCTIVAARDQMLDKVGRENIDKLVVYASDQTHFSFQKSVKISGIRLENFRVIPTTKATEYALCPELLSATIQQDIKVGLLPLFLCATVGTTSTTAVDPLKPLCEIAKEYGIWVHIDAAYAGSACICPEFQHFLDGVEIANSFSLNAHKWLFSTLDSCCLWVKDRNSLTKALSTTPECLRNEATDSKEVIDYKDWQISLSRRFRALKLWLVLRSYGVVNLRNFIRSHVKMAKHFEELVAMDERFEIVAPRNFSMVCFRVSPLALQKNLKFVDEDQVNKFNAHLLESINSCGKIHMTHAVVGGVYMIRIAIGAPLTDYFHINMAWDVIRNHANVMLKV